A part of Lagopus muta isolate bLagMut1 chromosome 26, bLagMut1 primary, whole genome shotgun sequence genomic DNA contains:
- the ABCA7 gene encoding phospholipid-transporting ATPase ABCA7 isoform X4, whose translation MGCFSPRSRSHAAHNVGATRGAAMAVGTQLQLLLWKNLAYRRRQRVQLAIELLWPLFLFLVLVAVRRSHPPFQQHQCHFPNKALPSAGTLPWLQGILCNVHNPCFQQPTPGEAPGTVGNFGGSILSRLLADVHQALHRADGWQLLHHLAQLLPALRGRTALISSRLLQGDALTRLLHTNTSLLHQALVEGLSPRDEWMSLEMDDAVAALGPFLQSAESLLQELSSMGTVAELQREVTVLTAPGSSAVGAFEAVSRIACGHPEGGGLQVPSLNWYEDSDVGAFMHRNGSRRSTATPDNDTSSFCQELLRSLEAAPLSQLFWRGIKPLFVGKILYTPPSPATDRIMAEVNRTFQELAALRDTAGAALELGAHIRAILNGSQELRVLRELLLAPGTAPLLDGLLNGTSQSVLAQLLAGSAGPSWQQTLDEAERALGALSQLLGCVRLDKIEAVGSEEQLVARAMELLEERQFWAAVVFQPPLNATATALPPHVRYKIRMDIDDVTRTNKIKDRFWDPGPAADPFSDLRYVWGGFVYVQDLVEQAVVRVQTGSVPRVGVYLQQMPYPCYVDDVFLRVLNRSLPLFMTLAWIYSVAMIIKGVVHEKEARLKETMRSMGLSSGMLWLSWFLSSFIPFLLSSALLVLILKLGDILPYSNPAVIFLFLGTFSVATICQCFLISTFFPRANLASACGGILYFSLYLPYVLCVAWRDHVTFPLRVLVSLLSPVAFGFGCEYFSLYEEQGVGMQWHNLGTSPVPGDPYSFAMAMGLLLLDAVLYGLAAWYIEGVLPGQYGVPKPWNFPFLRSYWFGEPPSAGYPPYPSRPLTAPQVLVEEPPPQLQPGVSIRNLVKVYRSSSHVAVDGLSLDFYEGQITSFLGHNGAGKTTTMSILTGLLPPTSGTAYILGWDIRSDIDSIRKSMGMCPQHNVLFDILTVEEHIWFYGRLKGLAEEQVQAEMEQLLQDTGLPHKRQEQTRNLSGGMQRKLSVAIAFVGGSKVVVLDEPTAGVDPYSRRSIWELLLKYRKGRTIILSTHYMDEAELLGDRIAIISQGRLRCCGSPLFLKARLGTGYYLTLVKRESTELGAGGSGPTKKDGGTSEGGERDSEGSAADVPQLSALLQQHVPGSRLVEDIGREVLFVLPYSGARDGAFGELFRELDARLGELGISGYGISDTRLEEIFLKVAEDSGVDGGRTGNSNRTPLLGRGASPDKEGVKGAAAEEPAQGARRAEEPQETDLLRGAAEGSRCVRGWALTRQQLRALFTKRLLHARRSTRGFFAQIVLPAVFVCVALLFSLIVPPFGRYPALRLEPGMYGHQFTFFSNDAPGDADTSRLLAALLAEPGFGTACMKDEAERTGPCPPASHPEGFRQPPVPPALLEALRRGNWTRAEPSPSCQCSGPGARRMLPECPTAAGGLPPPQVQRGTGDILLNLTGRNISDYLVKTYPQLIRQGLKTKKWVNEQRYGGFSLGAGSSQLLPSAEEVGSAVQELRELFNVTQGSPMDRLLGNLSHFFEGLDARRNIKVWFNNKGWHAMVAFLNVASNGLLRAQLPAGSDPALYGITAINHPLNLTKEQLSEAALMATSVDVLVSICVIFAMSFVPASFVLFLIEERVSKAKHLQFISGMKPVTYWLGNFAWDMCNYLVPALLVVLIFLCFQQKSYVSSANLPALVLLLLLYGWSITPLMYPASFLFSIPSTAYVALTCVNLFIGINGSVATFVLELFVDQKLNNINRILKKVFLIFPHFCLGRGLIDMVKNQAMADAFERFGDKRFVSPLSWDLVGKNMFAMAIEGIIFFLFTLLLQYRFFLRLRPRALQLPSLGDEDEDVARERMRVGSTARRSAVLLLKDLTKVYRYRRAPAVDRLCLAVPPSECFGLLGVNGAGKTSTFKMLTGDTEVTLGEAWLKGHSVLTMSHPAACSPTCRLSIRTWGTARSLMPSRSC comes from the exons ATGGGATGCTTCTCACCCCGCAGCCGGAGCCACGCAGCGCACAACGTCGGCGCTACACGCGGCGCAGCCATGGCTGTAGGGACGCAgctacagctgctgctctggaagAACCTCGCCTACCGCCGGCGGCAGCGG GTGCAGTTGGCCATCGAGCTGCTGTGGCCGCTCTTCCTCTTCCTGGTGCTGGTGGCCGTGCGGCGCTCCCACCcacccttccagcagcaccagt GTCATTTCCCCAACAAGGCGCTGCCATCAGCCGGGACGCTGCCTTGGCTGCAGGGCATCCTCTGCAACGTGCACAACCCCTGCTTCCAGCAGCCCACCCCTGGAGAGGCCCCTGGCACAGTGGGCAACTTTGGAGGCTCCAT CCTGTCCCGCCTGCTGGCTGATGTGCACCAGGCCCTGCACCGTGCTGATGGTTGGCAGCTCCTGCACCACCTcgcccagctcctgcctgcactGCGGGGCCGCACGGCGCTGATCTCATCCCGGCTGCTGCAGGGCGATGCCCTCACACGCCTCCTCCACACCAACACCTCGCTGCTGCACCAGGCATTGGTGGAGGGGCTCAGCCCACGTGAT GAGTGGATGAGCTTGGAGATGGACGATGCTGTGGCAGCCCTGGGTCCCTTCCTGCAGAGCGCTGAGTCCCTGCTACAGGAG CTCTCCTCCATGGGCACCGTGGCTGAGCTGCAACGTGAGGTCACAGTGCTGACAGCCCCTGGTTCCTCTGCTGTGGGCGCCTTTGAGGCCGTATCACGCATCGCCTGTGGGCACCCTGAGGGTGGGGGGCTGCAGGTGCCTTCCCTCAACTGGTACGAGGACAGCGATGTCGGTGCCTTCATGCACCGCAACGGCTCCAGGCGCAGCACGGCAACCCCCGACAACGACACCA GTTCCttctgccaggagctgctccgCAGCCTGGAGGCTGCCCCACTTTCGCAGCTCTTCTGGCGTGGCATCAAACCCCTGTTTGTGGGCAAGATCCTGTACACACCGCCCAGTCCTGCCACCGACCGCATCATGGCCGAG GTGAACCGCACCTTCCAGGAGCTGGCAGCGCTGCGGGACacagctggtgctgctctggAGCTGGGAGCCCACATCCGTGCCATTCTCAatggcagccaggagctgcGGGTGCTGCGG gagctgctgcttgcacCGGGCACGGCACCACTCCTGGATGGGCTCCTCAATGGCACCTCCCAGTCGGTGTTGGCACAGTTGCTGGCCGGGTCAGCAGggcccagctggcagcagacaCTGGATGAAGCGGAGCGGGCGCTGGGTGCTCTGTCACAGCTCCTGGGATGCGTCCGCCTGGACAAGATCGAGGCGGTGGGCAGCGAGGAGCAGCTGGTGGCCCGtgccatggagctgctggaggagaggcAGTTCTGGGCTGCTGTGGTCTTCCAGCCCCCCCTGAATGCCACGGCCACGGCGCTGCCCCCCCACGTGCGCTACAAGATCCGCATGGACATCGACGATGTCACGAGGACCAACAAGATCAAGGACAG GTTTTGGGACCCGGGCCCTGCAGCTGACCCATTCAGCGACCTGCGCTACGTGTGGGGTGGCTTTGTCTACGTGCAGGACCTGGTGGAGCAGGCGGTGGTGCGGGTGCAGACAGGCTCTGTCCCACGGGTGGGGGTCTACCTGCAGCAGATGCCCTATCCCTGCTACGTGGATGATGT GTTCCTGAGGGTGCTGAACCGCTCACTGCCGCTCTTCATGACGCTGGCGTGGATCTACTCGGTGGCCATGATCATCAAGGGGGTGGTGCATGAGAAGGAGGCGCGTCTCAAGGAGACCATGAGGAGCATGGGGCTGAGCAGCGGGATGCTCTGGCTCAGCTGGTTCCTCAGCAGCTTCATCCCCTTCCTCCTCAGCTCAGCTCTCCTCGTCCTCATCCTCAAG CTGGGAGACATCCTGCCCTACAGCAACCCGGCCgtcatcttcctcttcctcgGCACCTTCTCGGTGGCCACCATCTGTCAGTGCTTCCTCATCAGCACCTTCTTCCCCCGTGCCAACCTGGCCTCGGCGTGCGGTGGCATCCTTTACTTCTCTCTCTACCTGCCCTACGTGCTGTGTGTGGCATGGCGTGACCACGTCACCTTTCCTCTCCGCGTCCTCGTG agcctgctgtCCCCAGTGGCCTTTGGCTTTGGTTGTGAGTACTTCTCGCTGTATGAGGAGCAGGGGGTGGGCATGCAGTGGCACAACCTGGGCACCAGCCCTGTGCCGGGAGACCCCTACAGCTTCGCCATGGccatggggctgctgctgctggacgCTGTCCTCTATGGGCTGGCAGCCTGGTACATCGAGGGCGTCCTCCCAG GTCAGTACGGGGTCCCCAAGCCCTGGAATTTCCCCTTCCTGAGGAGCTACTGGTTTGGAGAGCCGCCCTCAGCTGGATACCCTCCCTACCCCAGCCGTCCTCTCACTGCACCCCAAG TGCTGGTGGAGGAGCCgcctccccagctgcagccaggagtTTCCATCCGCAACCTGGTGAAGGTTTACCGCAGCAGCAGCCATGTGGCCGTCGATGGGCTGAGCCTGGATTTCTACGAGGGGCAGATCACCTCCTTCCTGGGCCACAACGGGGCCGGCAAGACCACCACCAT gTCTATCCTGACCGGGCTGCTGCCCCCTACCTCCGGCACTGCCTACATCCTAGGCTGGGATATCCGTTCCGATATCGACAGCATCCGGAAGTCCATGGGGATGTGTCCGCAGCACAACGTGCTCTTTGATAT CCTGACAGTGGAGGAGCACATTTGGTTCTACGGGAGGCTGAAAGGGCTGGCGGAGGAGCAGGTGCAAGCGGAGatggagcagctgctccaggacACGGGGCTGCCCCACAAGCGCCAGGAGCAGACCAGGAACCTGTCGG GCGGCATGCAGCGGAAGCTCTCTGTGGCCATCGCCTTTGTGGGCGGCTCTAAGGTGGTGGTCCTGGATGAGCCCACAGCCGGGGTTGACCCCTACTCACGCCGCAGcatctgggagctgctgctcaaGTACCGCAAGG GGCGCACCATCATCCTCTCCACGCACTACATGGACGAAGCGGAGCTGCTGGGGGACCGCATCGCCATCATCTCGCAGGGCCGGCTCCGCTGCTGCGGGTCTCCGCTCTTcctcaaggccaggctgggcaCGGGTTACTACCTCACCCTGGTCAAGCGGGAGAGCACCGAGCTGGGCGCCGGCGGCTCCGGCCCTACCAAAAAG GACGGCGGCACCTCCGAGGGCGGAGAGCGGGACAGCGAGGGCAGCGCAGCGG ATGTGCCGCAGCTGTcggcactgctgcagcagcacgtCCCCGGCTCCAGGCTGGTGGAGGACATCGGGCGCGAGGTGCTTTTCGTGCTGCCCTACAGCGGGGCCAGGGACGGAGCTTTTGGGGAGCTCTTCCGGGAACTGGATGCGCGTTTGGGCGAGCTGGGCATCTCCGGCTACGGCATCTCGGACACGAGGCTGGAGGAG ATCTTTCTGAAAGTGGCCGAGGACAGCGGGGTGGATGGTGGCAGGACAG gcaacagcaacagaacaCCCCTGCTGGGAAGAGGAGCGAGCCCTGATAAAGAAGGGGTCAAGGGAGCAGCTGCCGAGGAGCCGG CCCAAGGAGCCCGCAGAG CGGAGGAGCCGCAAGAGACGGACCTGCTGCGTGGAGCGGCCGAGGGCAGCCGGTGCGTGCGGGGCTGGGCGCTCACCCGGCAGCAGCTCCGCGCTCTCTTCACCAAGCGGCTGCTCCACGCCCGGCGCAGCACGCGGGGCTTCTTCGCACAG ATCGTCCTGCCCGCTGTCTTTGTCTGCGTTGCGCTGCTCTTCAGCCTCATCGTGCCGCCCTTCGGGAGATACCCAGCGCTGCGCCTGGAGCCCGGGATGTACGGCCATCAGTTCACCTTCTTCAG CAATGACGCTCCGGGGGACGCGGACACGTCCCGGTTGCTGGCCGCGCTCCTGGCCGAACCGGGCTTCGGTACCGCGTGCATGAAGGACGAGGCGGAGCG AACGGGGCCGTGCCCACCTGCGTCCCACCCCGAAGGCTTCAGGCAGCCCCCGGTTCCCCCGGCCTTGCTGGAAGCTCTGCGGCGTGGGAACTGGACACGAGCTGAGCCGTCCCCCTCCTGCCAGTGCAGCGGGCCGGGGGCGCGCAGGATGCTGCCCGAGTGCCCCACGGCCGCCGGAGGGCTCCCACCACCCCAG GTGCAAAGGGGCACAGGGGACATCCTGCTGAACCTGACGGGCAGGAACATCTCTGACTACCTGGTGAAAACCTACCCCCAGCTCATTCGCCAGGG GCTCAAAACCAAGAAGTGGGTAAACGAGCAGAG GTATGGTGGCTTCTCCCTGGGTGCCGGTAGCTCGCAGCTCCTTCCATCAGCAGAGGAGGTGGGCAGCGCAGTGCAGGAGTTGAGAGAACTCTTCAATGTCACCCAG GGCAGCCCCATGGATCGgctcctgggcaacctgagccATTTCTTCGAGGGTTTGGATGCACGCAGGAACATCAAG GTGTGGTTCAACAACAAGGGCTGGCACGCCATGGTCGCCTTCCTCAACGTGGCCAGCAACGGGCTGCTGAGGGCACAGCTCCCCGCAGGCTCTGACCCTGCACTCTATGGCATCACGGCCATCAACCACCCTCTGAACCTCACCAAGGAGCAGCTCTCAGAGGCTGCACT gatggCCACATCGGTGGACGTGCTGGTCTCCATCTGTGTGATCTTCGCCATGTCCTTCGTCCCAGCCAGCTTTGTGCTCTTCCTCATTGAGGAGCGGGTCAGCAAGGCCAAGCATCTGCAGTTCATCAGCGGGATGAAGCCCGTCACCTATTGGCTGGGCAACTTTGCTTGGGACATG TGCAACTACCTGGTCCCCGCGCTGCTGGTTGtcctcatcttcctctgcttccagcagaagTCCTATGTGTCCTCAGCCAACCTGCctgccctggtgctgctgctgctgctctacGG GTGGTCCATCACCCCCCTGATGTACCCGGCCTCCTTCCTCTtcagcatccccagcactgcctACGTGGCCCTGACATGTGTCAACCTCTTCATTGGCATCAATGGCAGCGTGGCCACCTTCGTGCTGGAGCTCTTTGTGGACCAG AAGCTCAACAACATCAACCGCATCCTGAAGAAAGTCTTCCTCATCTTCCCCCACTTCTGCCTGGGCCGAGGCCTCATTGACATGGTGAAGAACCAGGCGATGGCCGATGCCTTCGAGAGGTTTG GAGACAAGCGCTTCGTGTCCCCGCTGTCCTGGGACCTAGTAGGAAAGAACATGTTTGCCATGGCCATCGAGGGcatcatcttcttcctcttcacctTACTGCTGCAGTACCGCTTCTTCCTGCGGCTCCG GCCccgtgctctgcagctgccctcactgggggatgaggatgaggatgtaGCCCGGGAGCGGATGCGGGTGGGCAGCACCGCACGGCGCAGCGCCGTCCTGCTGCTGAAGGACCTGACCAAG GTGTATCGGTACCGGCGCGCTCCAGCAGTGGACCGGCTGTGCCTGGCTGTTCCACCTAGTGAA TGCTTCGGGCTGCTGGGGGTGAATGGTGCTGGGAAGACATCCACCTTCAAGATGCTGACGGGAGACACAGAAGTGACACTGGGGGAGGCCTGGCTGAAGGGACACAG CGTACTCACCATGTCCCATCCTGCAGCGTGCTCACCGACCTGCAGGCTGTCCATCAGAACATGGGGTACTGCCCGCAGTTTGATGCCATCACGGAGCTGCTGA